DNA sequence from the Candidatus Sericytochromatia bacterium genome:
CGTTACCCGCTCGACTACTTTGAGGCCTGGGTCCGCAGCCTGGCCTGGCGAAGCGTGTCCCTGTTGGGTGGCTTGCTCTTCTCCCTGCAGCCGGCCGAGCCCCTCTGGGCCGCCCCCACCTTGCTGGGCATGACCCTGGCGGCTGTGGCCATGGCCGAGGCCGCCCGCGCGTTCAGGCGGTGGCACTGGCCTCGGCAATGGGCGGCCGCCCTGAGCCTCCTTTGCTTGGGGACTGGCGGTTCGCTGGCGCTGTCGGGGGCTGCGGTCGGCACGCTCCTGTTCCCCGGTTTCGTCGCGCTGACCTTGGCGCAAGCGCTGGTCGCCTGGGCGTTCTATCCCGCAGGTCAGGAAGAGCGGAGCCTTGGGCGGGCGCTGGTTTCCGCCTTTGCAGCCCTTTGGGTGCTGGAGTCACTCAGTTATCCCCTGTTGATTCTTTACTTTCTGCCGGGGGTCGCCCCCCTGTTGCTCGCTTCCGGACTGCTGGTGCTGCTGGCAGGAACGGGCATGATCATCTGGCTGTTCGAGCAGTCCCTGTCCCGCGCCGAGCAACTGGGCCGGGAGCTTCAACAGCGCAATACCGAGATGTTCGCCGCCCTGCAGGACCTGGCGGAAAGCCGCAGCCAGACCGCCATCTACACCACCATCGCTCGCGAACAAGCGGCGTTGGTGCGCCAGATCCTGCACGACCTGCGCAATGCGCACCAGGCGATGCAGTTCATCGCGGAGAGCCTGGCGGACGAGACGGCGTCGGAGCCCCGGGCCCAAACCTTGCTGCGGGCCCTGGAACGACAATTGACCTTTGTCTCGAGCTTCCTCAAGGAAAAGCTGGGGCGCTTGATGGATCCGTCCGGGACCCGCTTGGTGGGGACGCCGCTGGCCCCCGTGTTCGAGTCGCTGGCGGCGACCTTCGAGCCGATCCTGCGCACGAAGGGGCAACGCCTCGAGATCGACTTGCCGCAGACCCCCTGTCACCTGCGCCTCTCGGCGATCGAACTGGACCAGATCCTGGGCAACTTGATCCGCAACGCCCATCAGCACGCGGGGCCTGGCGTCTTGGTGCGGCTCTGGGTCGAGGCCGGAGACGGCTGGGCCACCCTCTATGTGGAGGACGATGGCGTGGGCATGCCGTGGGAGGTCCAGGCGCGACTCGGACGTTCCGCGCCCCGACCGGACGGCTCCGGCATGGGCCTGTTGAATGTGGACGAACTGGTCACCCGGGCGGGAGGGGCCTTCGGGGTGGTCAGTGAGCCCGCCCGCGGTAGCACCTTCCACGTCCGCTTGCCGACGCTCACCTGGGGCGGTGCGGAACGGGAGGTTTCAGTGGAGAAGTCTGCCCCGAGTGGCAAGTGATGATACGATGAAGTATCAAATAAGGGGGGCTGTATCATGAGAACGACTATCCTCGCCGTTGGCTTGCTCGTCTGCCTGATGGGCTGCCGAACCAAGACGATCGGTGCGGTGGACCCCTCCGTGGCAGGTGCTTACGCCGACTCGAGCCGTCTGATTGGCATGGATGCGGCGACTGCGACCCAAAAGACGGGCGATTCATTTGGCGCCTCTTCGGCAGCACCAAAGCCGAAGAGTTCCAGCCAGCCGTCACCCGTCCCTGACCAGCCGGCCAGTGACACGGCCTGTGCGGATCAGGCAGCGGCGGACGCCAAGCGACCTGCGGCTTGTCGCTGAGCCGGCAGGGCGACTCTCGTGCGTCGCGTCGAGGAGGCTGTCACCGACATTTTGACGGCTCTGACGCCGCTGGCTGCCGAGGCTGTCGACCTTCGTGATGCGGTGGGCCGGGTCTCCGCCGAAGCGGTGCGAGCCCCGGGGGCCCTGCCCCCGTTCGACAATTCGGCCGTGGACGGTTACGCCGTATGCCTGGCCGACGTCGCCACGGCTCGGCCAGACGCGCCGGTCCGGCTGACCTTGCTCGGAGAGTGTCCCGCGGGCCCCAGGCGGGAGGTGCCGTCCTTGGTGGCGGGAGCCGCCTACCGCATCATGACCGGAGCCCCGCTCCCGCCTGGTTGCGAGGCGGTCGTCATGCGCGAGGATACCCTGGAAGCCCCCGACCACGTGCAGATTCTCGCTTCCGCCGAGGGCGGCGAGAACCTCCGCCGGGCCGGGGAAGATGTGCAGCCGGGGCAACTGGTGATGCCCGTTGGCACCGCCGTGACGCCGGCTCATGTGGCCTTGCTTTCCGGACTGGGCCTCACCCGGGTGCAGGTGGTGAGGCGCCCGCGCGTGGCGCTGATCGCCACGGGGGACGAGCTGGTCTGGCCAGACCAACCTCTGCTGCCTGGCCAGATTCGGGCTGCCAGTGCCTGGGCCTTGGAGGCGCTGGTGGTGGCGGCAGGTGGGGTGCCTTTGCAGTGGGGCATCGTCGGCGATCGCCCGGAGGACTTGCAAGCCCTCTTTGCACGCGCGGACGAGGTCGACCTGATCCTCACCACGGGGGGCGTCTCGGTGGGCGACCATGACCGGGTGCGCGAGGTGTTGGCCGCGGTGGGCCGTGTCGATTTCTGGCGGATCGATATGCAGCCGGGGAAGCCCCTGGCCTTCGGTCATCTCGGGAAGACCCCTGTGATCGGATTGCCGGGAAATCCGGTCAGCAGTTTGGTGGGGTTCAGTTTGTTCGCGCGTCCGGCCATTCGGTGTCTGGCGGGACAGCGGCAGTGCTTGCCCCCGCCCCTGCAGGCGCGCCTGCGGGAGGCCCATCGAAAAACCGCTTCGCGACGGCAATATCTGCGGGCGCGGGTGCAGTGGTCGTCCGAGGGGTTCCTGGTGGAACTGTCGACCCGACAGGGCTCCCACCAGCTGTCCGGCCTGGCCTGGGGCAACGCCCTCGCGGTGCTGCCGGAGGGCCCTCATGATTACCTGGCCGGCGAAGCGGTCGAGGTGTTGTTGATGGAGGAACTGGAGGCTTATGCGGGTAGCGATCCTGACCCTCAGCGATAGCCGCAGCCTGGCTGAGGACCTGAGCGGGCAGGGGCTGGTCGACTACCTGGCCGCCTGGCCGGATGTCGAACTGGTGGAACGCGCCCTGTTGCCGGACGAACGCGACCAGATCGAGGCGGCGCTGATCCGCTGCGTGGACGACCTGGCCTGTGCGCTGGTGCTGACCACGGGGGGCACCGGCCTGGCACCTCGCGACGTCACGCCCGAGGCCACCGAGGCGGTCAGCGACCGCCTCGTTCCAGGCTTGGCCGAGCGGATGCGTCAGCTCAGCCTGCAGAAGACCCCGCTGGCGGCGCTCAGCCGGGCGGTGGTGGGGCAGCGAGGACGAAGCCTGATCGTCAACCTGCCGGGGAGCCCGCGGGGGGCCCGGGAGTGCCTCGAGGCGATCGCGGCGGTCTTGCCGCACGCTCTGGCGATCGCCGGGGGGGAACGTCCCCACTGAACCTGGGCCGCGCGGGCGCGCCGCGCAGCCTCAGAATCGGGGCGCCCTCAGGCCTGACGCAGGGCCGTGAACCCGAGGATGAGCGGGGTGTCGCGAAGTTCGCTCGACAGCGGCACTTCACTCAAGATCGGCCCAGCGGCCTGGAACAGGGACGCTGCACGCGCTTCGGCCACGTTCAGTGCGGTCGCTTCGCTGGCGGGCACAGCCACGAAATGCAGGGGCACGGGGCGGGACGGCAATGCCCGAGGCGGCACGGCGGCGTTGGGCTTGACGATGCGCCAGGCGTGGGCGGCGTCGGAAGAGGTGGTGATGGCCATTCCGCTTGGTTTCTCCTTGAGTGCAGCGTGGGACCCCCCCCTTGTACCCTGCCGGCTCCACGAATCCACCGTCAAGGATGTCGCGCACGACACAGGCCTGCTGCGCGTGGTAAGGAAGCACCATGATGAAACGTCTCCAGGAACACCGCCCGCCGGACCAGGCGCCACGGGTGCCTCCAATCGGTCGAACCGACGCCCTCGTGCTGGGGCTGGCCGCCGTGTTTCTGCTTGCCTTTGTGGGCCTCACCTGGGGCCAATGGCCCTTGCTCACGGCCGATTCAGCCCGAGAACTGTACATCCCCTTCCAGGTGCGGCATGGCGCCCTGATCTATCAAGATTTTTACCATCTGTATGGCCCCCTGGCGCCTTGGACCTGGGCGACTCTGCTGGGCTTGTTGGGCGAACGTCTGGAGGTCCTGTATGGGGCTTCAGCCCTCCACCTGATGCTGATCAGCGGCTTGCTCTACGCCGTCGCGCGCCAGGTTTTGTCTGCGCTCCCCGCGGCCGCGGTGCTCGCGCTGTTTCTGAGTCACTTTGCCTTGGGACGTGATCTGGAGGGCTACCTGTGGCCCTACACCTTCGCCGCCACTTTCGGGGTGGCGCTCGGGCTGGGGACCTTGCTCGGCCTGCTCCGCCATCTGGTCACGGGGCGACGGCGCTGGTTGGCCCTGGCAGGGCTGTGCGTGGGCCTTTCCTGCGTGACCAAGCTGGAATTTGGTTTCGCCGCGGCGGCGGTAGCGCTGGTGTACGTGGGCCTCAGGACCTGGCTGGCGTGGTGGCGAGAACGTCCCTGGACCCTGGCCGACCTCCTCGCGGGCGTCGTCCCCGCTTTGCTGGTGGGGGGAGGCTTGCTGGCCTGGTTGCTTCATCAGGTGCCCCTCTCGGTGGTGCTGGAAAGTGTGTGGCCCCAGCGTTTGATGGCCCTCTGGAACAGTCGCGACGCCTGGCGGGGGAGCCTCGTGACGTGGCGCTTCAACCTGTTCTGGCTGATGGTAGACCTGGCCGCCCTGGCGCTTGCGCTGCTCGGGGGACGCTTCTGGGCCTGGGGACGCCAGCGTCCGTGGCGGATGGCTCTGGGCTTGTTGCCCCCCTTGCTGCTCGCCGGCGGCCTGGCCGCCCGTCCTGAACGGTGGCAGTTCTGGTGGGAATGGGCCCACCGCGTCTGGGTCAGTCCCAGTTTCTTGCTGCTCCTCGCCGTGGCATTGGGGGCCTGCTGGCAATGCCGTGCCCGCGGACGTTGGCACGACGTGACCTTGGCCTGGTTGCTGCTCTCGCTTTATGGCCTGCTGATCACCACCCGCACGCTGTTTCACGGGATCAACGAGTACACCGGTTACCAGGCACCGGTCGCCCTGATCGCCTGGGTGGCGCTGGCCACGCAATGGGGGCCGCGCGCGCTCGGGTTGCGCTTGTCTACCTTGGGCCAGCGTCTGCCGCTCTGCCTTCTGCTCGCGGCTCTGATGGGGCGCCACGGCTTGGACCTGGCCAACACCTATGCGGTGCGAATGGTCCGGGTCGATGGCCCGGCGGGGTCGGTGTGGGCCTTACCGGAACACGCGGAGCCGTTCAATGCGACGCTGCGCTTTTTGAAGGCTTCGCTCAAGCCCGGAGAGCGTTTCGTGGCGGCGCCCATGGAGCCCAGTCTCTACCTGTTCGCGGGGCAGGACAATCCGGTCAAGGAAAACCAGATTTTTTACGGATACCTGACCACCCCCGACGAGGAGCTGGACTTTCTGGCTCGCCTGAAGGCCGCGAGGGTCGCTTACTTTGTCCTGTCCAACTTCGGTGAGGAACGCTGGAAGTTCGGCGTCGGCTACATGCCTACCCTGGGGGCCTGGCTGGCTAAAGACTGCCGGGTTGCGGCCGAATTCGGGCGAGGTGCCTATCGAATTCGCATCTTCGCGACGCCCTTCGGGCAGGCGGGCGTGCCGCCTCAAGGGGGACTGGACGGGGGCGGATAGCGCATCCGCAAGGTGGGGGTCACACCACCTGCCCGGATGATCTCCCGGTAGACTTCCACCGCGGGCGTCGGATGCCGGGTCAGGTCCTTGTTGCGAATGTCGATTCGCCACAGCCCGAAGCGCGGGTCAAAGGAGCCCCATTCGTAATTGTCGGTCAGGGTCCAGTACATGTAGCCGAGAATCGGCAGTCCCTCGTCTTTCAATTTTCGCAGGGCGTCAATGTGGGCCACGAGGTAGGCCTCACGGGTCCATCCATCCGAGCGAGGTTCGCGATTGCGGGTCGCGAATCCATTTTCCGCGAGCAGGATCGGCAGGCGGAAGGCCTCGTGGTACGCACGAATGATCCGGTCCATGTGTTCCGGGCGCACGCCCCAGCGCCAGGGTTGAACCGGGAAGGAGGTGGCCGCGCCGGCATCGACGGCCCCGTAGTAATGAAGCGCCAGATAGTCCAGATAGCGGACCCGCGGTCGCCCATCCCAGCCGCGGTGCTTGTCCAGCACCAGATTGAGCAATTGACTCGGCATGTAGTGAATCCCCCCATCTGCGATCGGAAAGAGGGCGTTGTATTCGGCCAGCGAGACGCGAGCGTTGCCATCGAGTCGATGGATGGTCTTGTAAGCCTCCACGTGGGCCGTGACCAAATTGGCCGTCGCGCGCACGGTCGAAACAGGCCCCATTCGGTGGGGGAGGGTCCAACCCATCATGTAGCCACCCAGAATCAAGGTGGCTGGCTCGTTAAACGTGATGTACCAGTCGATCTTTTTGCCGAATTCCCGGGTGACAAAAGCGACGTAACGATTGTATCGTTCGACGATGCGGGGATTCTCCCAGCCGGCCAGACCGTCGGCGCTCGCTTCCATCGCCCAGCGGGGCGTGGCGAAGTGGTGAAGCGCGATCACGGGGGTCATCTTGCGTTTGCGGATGCCGTCCAGCAGGCGATGGAGGTGGGCGACCTCGGCCCGGTCGAATTGGCCTTCGACCGGTTCGATCCGACTCCATTCGATGCTGGTGCGAAACGCATTCAGGCCCAGTGAGGCCGCGCGGTCGAGGTCGGCCTGCATGTGGCCCCGGAAGTTGGCGCTCAGTCCGCTGCGTTCAGGCAAGCGTCCCGACCGCTCCAGTTCAGCCCAATCCATGGCGGGATGGGCCCCATCGTTCTGATAATCCGACAGCGTCACGCCCCACAGGAAAGGGGTCTGGCCCACCGGGGCTGGCGGCAACTCATCGGCGCCTTGGGCCCGGGCCGTGGGGGCCGGCAGGTGAAGGCCCACCGTGACACCGAGGAACAACGAAACCAGCCAGCGGAATGAGGCCACGGTGCTTCCCCGAGACGGACCTTTGCGACACCTTCGTCATGATGCCGGAAGCGGGCATCGATGTCACGATCAGGCGGGCCGCCGCTTGGATCGCCGACGGGGGAGAGCCAGACGGCAAGGCCAACCTTGGTCCGTGATGAAGGCGGGTGATGGTGGTTCGAAATGCGGCTGAAAAGGGAATGAACCAGACATCCCCCCTCGGTTCTGTGCATGGCCACCTGTTTCTACCACCCCGAAGCCAAAGCCAAATTCGTCTGTCCGGATTGCGGACAGGACGTGTGTGATAACTGCCGAATCGAAGGCGGATTGCAGCGCTGTGGACATTGCGCGACGCATGGGCCGCCGGCGCGTCCTGAAGAAGCCGGTGCGGAAGGGTTCGCTGCCGACTATTCGGGGGGGAGTTTCGCAGCAGGCGATGAATTGGACGCCGCTTTCTCCTTCGCCGAGGGGGGAGTGGCAGTGGCCAGTGAACCACCCGGCGCCTCGCATGGCTTCGACGGTGCGCTGGTGGATGACCTCAGCTTTGGTGCCACGGATTTCGCTGGTGAGCCATCCAGCAGTGGGTTCGACGATTTCATGGCGGGCGTCACGGAGGCCATGCCATCCTCCTTCGGGGCTGGCGTGGCGGCGCAGCCTGTGACCGAGGACCTGGTGATGTGCTCGTACCACGGCGATGTCGTGGCGGAGATCCAGTGCCTGAATTGCTATCAACCCTACTGCCTGGCCTGCTTGCCCTCCGGGACCCAGTGCGCGCCTTGCAAGGCCGACCCTAGCGGCCGGGCCTTGCAAGCCGAATCCTTCGGGCCATCGTCCGTGACCGAAGTGGGCTACGAACCCGGAATGGACTTCGCGGCCAGCTACGCCGATCGCGGTGGGATTCACGAAGGGCTCGAGGTGGCCGCGCAGGCGGCTGAGGTAGCGGCCGCGCGGCCTCGAAAACCGAAAAAATCGGCCAAGAAGGGCCAGGCTGTGGCACCCAAAAAGGCGGCCAAGAAGTTCAAAGGCCCACGCCTGTCCCCGAAGCTGCTGGTCGGGGGCCTGGCTGCCCTGGCCCTGGTGGGAGGGGTTGCCTGGTGGGTCACCGTCGGGCAGCAGCGATTCTTCCCGCCTCCTCCGCCTTTCAAAGGGCCGACCAAAGTGGCCATCGTGTCACCCAAGGCGGCAACCATCCGAGGCGTGCAGCAAATCCAGCTTCAAGTGGCGTCGCCGCAGCAGGTGGAACTCGTGCTGGTGACCATCGACAAGAAACATTGGGCCAAGTTTAAAAAGCCTCCCTTCAAGAGCGAGTGGCCGACCAACGTCCACAAGCCCGGCAAGCACGAGGTGGAAGCCAAGGCGACCTACAAGCACGGGGTGACGGTCACCCACAAGAAGACCTACGTGGTCAAATCAAAGTAGAGGTAACGCTTGGCGCAGTGCCATTACCACCCGGAGTCGAGAGCCTCGGCCTCCTGTGCCCATTGTCGCCAGCAGATTTGCGACCGCTGTCGGCTGAATGGCGCCGTCGGCCGCTGCATGAACTGCCACAGTCAGGCCGCCAAAGGCGGGGGGGATGCCGCCGGCAAGCCCAAGCGTCTGTTCTGCACCAATCACGATGGCGTGCCGGTGGATCGGCGCTGCAAGAGTTGCAACAAACCTCATTGCCCAGCCTGTCTCAATGGGGCACAGCATTGCTTTCGCTGTGCCCTGGAACCACGGGCTCGGGGCACCGGGAGCCTGGCTCGGCGGGGCACCGGGAAACTCACTGGCGCGACGGGTGCGCTGCAGGCGATGGAGGACATGGCCCGGCCTCTCCCACCGGCCGTACGGGCCGGCCTCGCCGCCGCCGGTGCGCTGGTGGTCGTCGTGGTGCTCTTGGTGGGGTATGTGAAAGTGAAGGCCGCGCTGACGCCGCCGCCGCCGCCACCCCCCTACACTGGAGTGGCCAAGGTTGCGTTTTCCCAGCCGACGGGCGCCAGGCCGCTGTCGGGGAACCAGGTCATCAAGCTGTCAGTTGCGGCACCCCAGCATCTGTCTTATGTGGAGCTGTCGGTCGACGGCAAGCACTGGGAGCGCTTCACCCGGCCGCCCTTCCAGACCGAATGGCCCACTCCTATCGTCAAGAACGGTCGCCACGTGCTGGAGGCCAAGGCTGTCTATCGCGGCGGCAAGCGCGTCGCTTTGGCGCGTCGGGTTTGCGTGACGCGCAATCGCTTCACCGCCCGCTGAGTCCCCTGGTCGTCATGGGCGGCGCGACCAGGAAGGTCACTGACGCCGCGGGAAAGGAGATCCCCCCGGCCAGGTCGAGCTCATCGGCTTCCAGGCGCTCGACCTCGTTCCAGGCGGCATTCCAGGGGTCAGTCAGTCCCGGTCGCGGCTGGAGCGTGTAACGCCGTCCGCGCGTCTCCGGCCGTGAGCTTCCCTTCAGCACGAGCTGGGCTTGGACAGGCTGGCGACTTCGGTTGACGACGAGCAGCGTGACCCCTCCATCCTGGCGCTGGGCGGCAGCCACGTGAAGCAAGCTGACTCGGGTGCGGCTGCCATCGGCTCCGACGTCCTCCCAAAAGCCGACATTCTGTACCTGAGAGGTCACGATCGTGTCGCCCCAATGATGTGCCAGCCAGCGGCGAAACGTGTAGATGGGAGAGGGCTGGGCGACCTGGTTTTCGGGAAAATAGAGCGAATCGGAGGCGCCACCACGGCCCGCATGCCAGGCGGCAAAGTCGGTGGTGATGGGCATAAGCTGGCGACCGTTCCGGCTCAGGTTGAAGGCCGTCACCACCGCATCGGCCGCATAGAGGGCACCGTACATCCCGGTGTTGCGAGGCAGGCCGCTGGCGGCGTGGAACTCGTCGTTCCAGATCTCGATGGGGTAGGGGGCCTGCGCAAGGGCTGGCATGATCTCGCGCGCCATCAACTCGGCCAGATAAGCATTCCCGGCCAGTTTTTCCCCGACCGGGTAACTGGGGTATCCGTGTAATTGCAGGGCATCGAAGCGGATTCCCTCGCGCTGAGCGGCCTGGATGAAATCGCGCACCATCTGCCCTTGCTGGCTCCAGAAGGTGTCGCGCAGAGGGTCGTGAGGCCCCCCCCAGAACACGTTGACCGCCGCCGCCAGCGCGACCTTGACCGGATGAGGACTGGCCTGCCGGACCTGCCTGACATAGGGAGCGGCGTTGGCCACGTAGCGCGCGATGTCCCGGGCCTTTTCGTGCCCTCGCACCACGCGCAACTGAACCTCGTTGCCAATTTCGAACAAGAAGGCCCCATCGGGCGGCGCGCTCTGCGCCCCGGAAAACGGGGGCCATTGCACGCGCAGCTCTGACCGCGCGCCATTCAGCCAGGCGGCCAGGTTGCCCGCGGCCTCTGGCGTGTCCGTGCCGAAATTGATGGTGACCAGCGGCTCGGCCTCCGCCTCGGTCGCTTCCTGCAGGCTGTAGCGGAGGTCGTCATAGGGATAGCCGTCCCAGGTGCTGTCCTGCCCATCGCGTCCCCAGTTTTCCAGGAAACGATAGCCGGTCAGGTACCAGTAGTCGTGCCGTCCATCGGTCGGCCCGTGTCCCGTGCGGTAGAGCCCCCGTCGCTGGGAGCGGGCGGGATAGCCGGCTTGCTGCAGTTCCGCCTGGTAGCGTTGGCCCCAGCGGGGCGCCAGTGCCTGTAACGCTTGCAGAAAGGCCTGGCGGTCGAACCCATGCACCCGGAACTGCCGATGGTTGTGGTTTCGATTGTATCCGTTGACGTAGGGACTGGCGGCGTGCAGAGGACGCGTCAGATCGATTTCGATGCGCGCGGTCGGCCGCGCGCGTGAACCCGCCAGTGGCGCAGGCGCTTGGACCGCCGACAGTGCGCCACGCCAGTTGGGCACCTGGCTACCACACGCGGCCAGAATGGCCAGACCGACGCCCGTGAAAATGGTCCATCGCACGATATGCTACCCCTCCCTGTCTGGCAGCTTAATCGAACAAGGTCCCATCACCAACAAAGAAGCATCGCCGTGCGTCTGCCACGCCGCCGGTAAGCGCCGCGCATGAGGGTGTCCGGGCGATCGCCCCCAGAGAAGAGGTGGACCTGCTTCGAACGCCATGAGCGCCGGGCCCCCTGTCCCTGGCTAACCTTGATTCAAATAGGGATGAAAGATCGCCAGCAGAGCCGCTTGGGCCTGCTCCAGGCTGATATTTTCCTCGACGCTCTGTCGCAGGAAGGCCTTGATCGGCTCGTTGAGGTCAATCGCCAGATCGATCTGGGGGTTGCTGCCGCGCTGGTAGGCGCCAATGTTGATCAGGTCCTGCGCGTTCTTATGAGTCGCCAGCGCTTCGCGCAAATAGCCGGCGGCCTGACGGTGGGACTCGTTCGTGATCTCCGGCATGACGCGGCTGACAGACTGCAGCACGTCGATGGCAGGGTAATGATTCTGAGCCGCGAGTTCGCGACTGAGGATCACGTGGCCGTCCAGAATGCCGCGCACCGCGTCGCTGATGGGTTCATTGAAGTCGTCGGCCTCGACCAGCACGGTGTAAAGTCCTGTGATGGAGCCTTGGGAGCCCGTCCCGGCCCGTTCCAGCAATTTCGGCAGGATGGCGAACACGGAGGGGGTGTAGCCCTTGGTGGCCGGAGGTTCCCCGATCGCCAGACCGACCTCGCGCTGGGCCATGGCAAAGCGCGTGACGGAATCCATCATGAGCATCACGTCTCGTCCCTGATCGCGGAAATGCTCGGCAATGGCTGTGGCGACCAGCGCGCACTTGATCCGCTGCAAGGCCGGCTGGTCGGAGGTCGCCACCACGACAATGGAGCGGGCCAGGCCCTCAGGGCCCAGATCGCGCTCGAGAAATTCACGCACTTCCCGGCCCCGTTCCCCCACCAGGCAGATGACATTCAACTCCGCCGCGGTGTTCCGTGCGATCATGCCGAGCGTGGTCGATTTGCCGACGCCGGATCCGGCAAAGATTCCCAGGCGTTGACCGCGACCGCAGGTCAGCAGCCCATCGAGGGCGCGCACGCCGAGGGAGAGGGGCTGCTTGATGCGGGCCCGCATCAGAGGATTGGGGGGGGCGCTGTCCACCGGGATCCGGCTCAGCTGGCGCAGCGGAGGGCCGCCATCGATCGGGCGCCCGAGGCCATCGAGGACCCGCCCCAGCAACGCGTCGCCCACCGGGACACTGAGCGGGCGTCCCGTGGCCACCACCTCGGAGCCAGGACGAATGCCTGCCATCTCGCCCAACGGCATGAGCAGCAGGCGATCGCCTCGAAAACCGACCACTTCAGCGGCCAGGGGGGGGCTGCTCGCCTCGGTGGCAATCAGGCAGATTTCGCCCATGCGTGCCGAGGGTCCATCGGATTCCACCACGAGGCCCACAATCTGGGCCACACGTCCCTCGACCCGGATCGGGTCAAGTTTTCCGAGGATGCGAAACTGACGGCCAAGCAGGCCGCCACCGGGAGAGTCCGATTGGTCCAGTCCGGCCATCACGCGATCACCAGCCTCGGCCTGACTTGGTCTTCTTTTTGCCCAGCATGCGGGCCAGCGAATCGGTGGCCTGCTCCAGATTGGGTTCCTGGTTGCGGTTGCTGGCGACATTGGGCAGCAACTGGTCGGCGGGAATCCGAGATTCCACGCCGCTGAGCAACTCGTCGATGGCCTGGTCCCCGAGCGGGGCTTCCAGGTGTTCTCGCTTGGCCGCTATCGGCGGTGGCGCGGGAGGCACGGGAGCAGGCGCGGGGGTGGCTCGCGGGGTAGGTGCCGGGGGAGGAGGGGCGGCTGGGGCTGCCGGGGGAGGCACGCTAGGCAGGGGTTGCGCGGACATGGCCAGGGCGCGCGCCTGAGCTTGGGCCTGGGCCAGCACGGCGGCGGCCTCGGCCTGAGCCGCCTGCACGACTTGCCGGGCTCGGGCCTCGGCCTCCGCTTGCGTCGCGGCGTCCCGCCGCATCAGGGCTTCCATGTGCGCGGCCGGATTGGCAGACGAGGAATCAATGGTCGACAGCATCGCGCTATGACCGAGCGCCTGCACCGCCGCGGCCACCATGGGATCGACGCCACTGCCCTCGTCGACCCCCAGCTGAACATCGAGCAGGCTGGTGGCGACCTCGGCCAGCTGGGTGGACAGCCGGGCATCGATCAGGCCGGAGCGACTTTCCACCAGGCAGCCTCCCAGCCCGACGTTGCTGTCCGGCACGATATCGAGCTGATTGAGCCCATCGATGCTGAGCATCAGCTGCTGCTTCACCGCCACGATCTGGTCCATGTCCAGGGGATGGACGCGCAAGCGCACCTGGGTCTTGTCGATCAGATGTTGGATGGCCACCCGCGCCAAGGGAAGCGCCGCTTCCCGTCCGTGCGCGAGTTCGATCGGCAGAAGTTTGGCCGCGATGGCGATCGACAATTTGCTGAGTTCCTGAATCAGGTTGTCTTCCCGCTGAGCCATCTCGGCGTGGAATTGCGCGATCGCCTGAGACAGGGCCCCCAGGATCTGACCGTACTCCTGAACCACCGTGCGTTTGGCTTCCTCCAGACCCATCGCGTAGCCCTCGGCGTGGCCGCGTGCGCGTCCCTCATCGAGGGCTACCTGCCGGATCTGTTCGGCGTCCTCTTCGGCCAGCGCGATGATGGCGCTGGCCTTGTCCTGAGCGGCCGAAACCTGGGGTTCGGGGCTGCGCGACGCGGCGGGACCGAAGGGGCGTTCGGCACTGCGGCCCGGGGTGCGAATCGTGTAGGTGCCATCCTCGAAGGCCGAGACCTTGATGATTTTCGGACGGATGGGCGGCACGCTCGACATGTCAGTACACCAGGTCGTCCTGACCCGCCCGGCTGATCATGATTTCGCCCGCCTCTTCGAGCTTGCGAATCACGGCCACGATCTTCTGTTGGACTTCTTCGATATCCTT
Encoded proteins:
- a CDS encoding MogA/MoaB family molybdenum cofactor biosynthesis protein translates to MRVAILTLSDSRSLAEDLSGQGLVDYLAAWPDVELVERALLPDERDQIEAALIRCVDDLACALVLTTGGTGLAPRDVTPEATEAVSDRLVPGLAERMRQLSLQKTPLAALSRAVVGQRGRSLIVNLPGSPRGARECLEAIAAVLPHALAIAGGERPH
- a CDS encoding HAMP domain-containing sensor histidine kinase; translation: RYPLDYFEAWVRSLAWRSVSLLGGLLFSLQPAEPLWAAPTLLGMTLAAVAMAEAARAFRRWHWPRQWAAALSLLCLGTGGSLALSGAAVGTLLFPGFVALTLAQALVAWAFYPAGQEERSLGRALVSAFAALWVLESLSYPLLILYFLPGVAPLLLASGLLVLLAGTGMIIWLFEQSLSRAEQLGRELQQRNTEMFAALQDLAESRSQTAIYTTIAREQAALVRQILHDLRNAHQAMQFIAESLADETASEPRAQTLLRALERQLTFVSSFLKEKLGRLMDPSGTRLVGTPLAPVFESLAATFEPILRTKGQRLEIDLPQTPCHLRLSAIELDQILGNLIRNAHQHAGPGVLVRLWVEAGDGWATLYVEDDGVGMPWEVQARLGRSAPRPDGSGMGLLNVDELVTRAGGAFGVVSEPARGSTFHVRLPTLTWGGAEREVSVEKSAPSGK
- a CDS encoding glycosyltransferase family 39 protein; protein product: MMKRLQEHRPPDQAPRVPPIGRTDALVLGLAAVFLLAFVGLTWGQWPLLTADSARELYIPFQVRHGALIYQDFYHLYGPLAPWTWATLLGLLGERLEVLYGASALHLMLISGLLYAVARQVLSALPAAAVLALFLSHFALGRDLEGYLWPYTFAATFGVALGLGTLLGLLRHLVTGRRRWLALAGLCVGLSCVTKLEFGFAAAAVALVYVGLRTWLAWWRERPWTLADLLAGVVPALLVGGGLLAWLLHQVPLSVVLESVWPQRLMALWNSRDAWRGSLVTWRFNLFWLMVDLAALALALLGGRFWAWGRQRPWRMALGLLPPLLLAGGLAARPERWQFWWEWAHRVWVSPSFLLLLAVALGACWQCRARGRWHDVTLAWLLLSLYGLLITTRTLFHGINEYTGYQAPVALIAWVALATQWGPRALGLRLSTLGQRLPLCLLLAALMGRHGLDLANTYAVRMVRVDGPAGSVWALPEHAEPFNATLRFLKASLKPGERFVAAPMEPSLYLFAGQDNPVKENQIFYGYLTTPDEELDFLARLKAARVAYFVLSNFGEERWKFGVGYMPTLGAWLAKDCRVAAEFGRGAYRIRIFATPFGQAGVPPQGGLDGGG
- the glp gene encoding gephyrin-like molybdotransferase Glp, producing the protein MRRVEEAVTDILTALTPLAAEAVDLRDAVGRVSAEAVRAPGALPPFDNSAVDGYAVCLADVATARPDAPVRLTLLGECPAGPRREVPSLVAGAAYRIMTGAPLPPGCEAVVMREDTLEAPDHVQILASAEGGENLRRAGEDVQPGQLVMPVGTAVTPAHVALLSGLGLTRVQVVRRPRVALIATGDELVWPDQPLLPGQIRAASAWALEALVVAAGGVPLQWGIVGDRPEDLQALFARADEVDLILTTGGVSVGDHDRVREVLAAVGRVDFWRIDMQPGKPLAFGHLGKTPVIGLPGNPVSSLVGFSLFARPAIRCLAGQRQCLPPPLQARLREAHRKTASRRQYLRARVQWSSEGFLVELSTRQGSHQLSGLAWGNALAVLPEGPHDYLAGEAVEVLLMEELEAYAGSDPDPQR